Within the Petrotoga mexicana DSM 14811 genome, the region CTTTCCATTAATTTTTTTGGATTATCAGTAGTTGCCAATATATCTATATCTTTTACTATTTCCTTTTTTCTTCTGATACTTCCAGCTATCTCACATCTTATAACGAGTCCTGTTTTAAGTAAATATTGTTTGAGTAGATTAGCTTCGAAATATGCCTCTGAAAATAGATGCTGGTTGCTAAACCTCTTCACAAATTTAATACCCTCTAATATTTTCTTTTGAGTCTTTTCTCCAAATCCGGGGAGCTCAACCAACCTATTTTCAAGGCAAGCATACTCAAGTTCTCCAACGGTTTTTATATCCAATTTATCGTACAAAGTTTTTATTTTTTTAGGCCCAAGGCCTGGTATTTTTAACATCTCAACGAGACCTTCGGGAATTGATTCCTTTAAATTTTCGTAATATTCAAGTCTTCCTGTAGTGATAAGTTCGGTAATCTTTTTATTGATGGCTTCGCCTATCCCTTTAACCTCTTTTAGTTTGTTATTCTTGACTAATATTTCTATATCTTTATCAAGAGTTTCTAAAGTACGTGCAGCATTATAATATGCCCTGATTTTAAAAGGGTTTTCCCCTTTTAATTCCAATAGAAGACCTATTTCGTTGAAAATATTGATAACACTTTTTTTATCCATTTTTATCACTCTTTTTTTATTCAAAAAGTTATAGTTTTTTCTATTCCTTAAACTCACTTAATATTATATCATTTTTAGAAAAACTGATGAAAAAATAAATTTTTACTATCAATTTTGAAAAACTAAGAAAAACTAAGATAATAGCAATTATATGCTCTTAATCGTTTCTAATTACTCTTAATCATGTGTAACCAAGTTTTACAAAAAAAGAAATTAGTTGTATAATTTAGTTGGTTGCATGTTGCAATCAACTAACATACTAGAACATCTTTACTATACATAAAAAGGAGCTGCAAAATATGAAAGAAAACCTTTTTTCCATAATTAAATTTTTATGGGAGAACAAAGAAGCAACCATAAAACAAATATCTAAAGCAACCAATTTAGATAAATCTACTATCTCAAGATATCTAAAAAATCTCAAGGACACCGGAATAATACAAACTGTGGGTTCTTTAAAACAAGGCCCAAAAGGTGGGAGAAAAACTCAAATTCAGTCTTTTAATTATAATATATTTAATATTTTAGGTTTAGAAATAGAGCAAAACGGAATTAATTGTGTTGTCACAAATCTGAAAGGAGATCCGATCGATAACTTTCGTATAAAAGAAAAAATAAACAAGTCAAATTTAGTAAACATGGTTCAAAAAATTATTGAAGAAAAGAAAGATTCAAATATCTGTGCCTGTGGAATCTCTCTTCCAGGAATAATTAACTCCAAAGAAGGTATTATAGTGTACTCTAAAGCTTTGGGAATAGAGAATTTCAAACTGGTATCAGAGCTATCAAAAGTTAATGATATTCCTTTTTTGATAGATAATGACTCTAATGTGGGCGCAGCATATTACAATTTAAAATTGAAAGGTTCGGCTAAAAATATTTTGTATGTTTATATATCTATTCCTTATGATATTCATGATTTTGTGGGGGTAGGGATAGGCATTATTATAAGCAATCACCTTTATCACGGCTCAAACAACTGTTCTGGGGAATACGAATTTAAACTACGTTTAATAGAAAAAAATAATGGATATGTAAATGACTACTACGACTTTCTAAATACCCATTTAGAAGATGAAATTTTCTATGAAATTAAAACTTTCCTCAGCAAATTAGCGGGAGAAATTGGATTATTAGTAGGTATTATCGATCCTGATACAGTGATTTTTGATGGAGGTATTAAGTTTTTACCAGAAATTGCTATTAAGTTTTTGGTAGAAGAAACGAGAAATAATTTATTTTTAAGTAAACAAAGAAATATCAATTTTATTACAGAGAAAAAAAACGAACCAGTAACCGCTGTTGGAGCTGCAATAAATTTTATTACCAAAATTTTTGAAAATAAACAATACTTAGCAAAAATTTTTAAAAGGCAAATTAATAATGGAGCTTTAGAAATAAAATGATTTTTAAATGAGAGAGTAAAATTCTTTCATCCTTCAGGGAAGGCTGATGAATGAAGAAGTGTTAAAACAGATTTTAAGTTTCACATTAATACATATTATACGAGGAGGAAATTATTTTGAACAAAGATGACTTAGGCAAATTTTTTCTATTAGGTTTCCCAAAAGGAATTAAAAACCATCATTTGGATTTAATTCGAAGCATAAAGCCCGCAGGAGTTATGCTTTATCCTTCAAACATGGAGAATATGAACAGTCTTCAAGTAAATATGGAAAGATTATATGAAATTATTGACGGGGGAGTCAAATTTTTCATCTCTTCGGATCATGAGGGGGGGCAATTAGAAACCGTACCAGGCATTTTTCCATCACCTGGCAATAAAGCAATGGGTTCTACTAATAACCCGAAATATGCCTATGATTACGGAGATTATTTAGGAAAAGCTCTCAAAAAAATCGGTTTTAATATGTTGTTTGCCCCTGTTTTGGATGTAATTGCTAAAAATGCAAGTCCAGTGGTCGGACTACGAGCTTACTCAAAAAATGAAGAAATAGTGTCAGCTTGTGGAAATAATTTTATTAAAGGATTGGAAAAAAACGAAATCATCGCTACTTGCAAACATTTCCCTGGTCATGGGAAGGCTGTCCAAGATTCTCATTATGAAATTCCTGTAATTACAGACATGGATGAAAAAGACATTTATCCCTTTGAAAAAGCTATAGAACTGGGCACTAAATCGATAATGACCGCTCATGTTATTTATTCAACCTATGATGAACAAAATATAGCTACTTTATCCAAAAGTATTTTAAAAGATTTCTTAAGAGATAAATTGAGGTATAAAGGAATTATTATAAGTGATGCCATAGAAATGAAAGCTATTCATGACAATTATTCTCCTAAAGAAATTGTTAATAAATTCTTTTCTGCTACTGGAGATATTCTGTTAGTTGGAGACGCTGATGCCAATTTCGAACCTTTATACAATGAGCTACAAAAATCTTTTTCTAATGGAGAAATTAAAAAAGGCCTAATGGAAGAAAGTTATAAAAGAATACTTTCTTTGCAAGAACAGTACATAAACACAACTTATGAAACAAGATTCCTAGCTCAAATTGCTGAAAAAGCGATAAATACAAATATACAAAACAAATTGGATGTTTCCAATGTAGTCTTTGTTCTTCCACAAGGGGATCCTTTATCTCCTGCAGATACAAGTAATAAAGATTACATTGAATACAAAGCTTTAGTTAAAAGCATGTTTGAAAGTTCCAAAATCATAACTTACGATGTGAAACAAGGCACAACTGATTCACCCTTAGCAAAAAGTGAAATTATTATTTCTTTCGTTGTTGATTCATTTAGATTCAAAAACCAACTAAAAATGCAAAAAAAATTAAAACTTTTTTCAAATGAAGTTATCTACATAATTTTAAGAAATGAAAATGATCTTGATAATTATAAAGAGGAAAAATACATACTGACAAATTCTACAAAACCGATATCTATATATTATGCATTAAAATCTGTTTTGAATTTGGGCAAATAATATGAAAAACCTTTATGGGAGGTGATTATTGGGGATAATTAACGATTAGTAAAGGATATTTTATAGGTTTCAAATTCTAAAAAGGAGGTATTTAAGCATGAGTAAGAAGATTTTGTTGATGGTGTTACTTGTTGGTTTGGCATTATTATCCTTTGGAAAAACAAAGATCTCAGTATGGCAATTCATGATGGACGACACTTTGTCAAAACAAGTGAAAGCACAATTCGAGGCAGCTAATCCGGATATTGAATTGGAAATTGTTCAACTCTCATGGGCAACAGGTTTTGATAGAATTGTTACTTCCATTGCTGCAGGCAGCGCACCGGATGTCATTGAGTTGGGAAACACATGGTTGGCAACTTTTGCTTCTCAGGGAGTTCTGAGACCAGTTGATGATATTGTAGGAAAAGTAAAAGATGATTATGTTGCTTGGAATTTTGTTGAATATCAAGAAAAAACATGGGGATTCCCTTGGTTATTAGCTCCCAGAGCCATGTATTATAATTTAGAATTACTCGACAAAGCAGGCTTAGATCCAGATAATCCACCAAAAACTTGGATCGAACTTTTAAATGCATCTGCAAAGATAGACGCTTTAGGACCTGATATTTATGGAGTAGGATTATGTGTAGGTGAGTTATATAGTCCGTATCAAGAATGGTTTTTACCAGCTGTTTGGGGAAATATGGGACATTTCGTTTCTCCTGATCTAAAAAAGGCAACTTTAAACAGCGATCCAGTCATCGAAACTGCTAATTATTACAGAAGTTTAAGTAACTATGCGTTGCTAGGAAAGGAATCAGAACTCGCAGAAGCTTTTGGGCAAGGGAAACTTGGATTCTTCTTTGCTGGACCTGCGTATATCAACAACACTCAAAGAGATTATCCAGAAACCATATTTGACGTGACTCTTATTCCCAAACCAAGAGATCATCATGGTTATCATGCTTCTTTTGCAGGTGGAGAAGTTTTGGGAATCTCTTCACAGTGCGAAAATGTAGAAGAAGCATGGAGTGTAATAGAGTTTCTGTTGAGCGAAGAAGTAGCTATGCAGATAACTCGAACCACGGGGGAAGTGTTCCCAACAAAAGTAGGGATAGAAAAGGACCCATGGTTCGAAAGTCATCCGCTACATGCCACGTTCCTTGAACAAAACAAATACGCCGTTCCATTTCCACCGTTAGCTGAAGCTAACAAAATCGAACAATTATTTACAAACATTGTAGAAGAAATACTACTTACAGATGCACAAATAGAAGAAATTTTACAAAAATACAACCAACAAATCCAAAATTTGCTTTAAAAATTGTCGGTTAAAATTACTTGGGACATTGGGGCAGGGGTATATCCCCTTTGCCCCTTTTTGAAACAAAAAAAGAAAAAAGGGGACGTGTTTATATTGAAATTAAAGAACAAGTATAACTTAACAACTTTTGTTTTTTTACTTCCTTGGATTATAACTTTTATAATATTTTCTGTATATCCGATAATTTTCTCTTTTGGAATAAGTTTTACAGATTATACGGGATTAAGCCCGGAAATGAATTTCGTAGGATTGAAAAACTATTTTTCTTTATTCAAAGATGAAATCTTTTTGAAAGCTATGAGGAATACTTTTATTTTTGTAATCGGTACAATTCCTTTTACTACAGTAATTTCCATTCTATTAGCTGTCCTAATAAATAGTAAAATGGTTAGATTTAAAGGATTATTTAAAGCTGGATTCTTTTTACCTTCTGTTATGTCTATGGTTGTTATCTCTACAATATGGCGATACATTTACAGTGCTGATGGAATATTAAATTACTTACTACAAACAATAGGAATAGAAAAAAATACAGGTTGGTTGGCATCACCAGATACAGCTCTATTATCTATTATGATTATGAACGTTTGGGCAGCTATTGGTTATTATACCATAATTTTTTTGGCTGGTCTACAGAGCATTCCTGAGGAGCTCTACGAATCAGCTTCTATTGACGGTGCTTCGAACACCGATAAATTTTTTAAAATAACCCTACCTCTAATAAAACCTACACTCTTTTTTGTGATTGCAATAAACACGATTAGATCTTTTCAAATTTTTACAGAAATCTTTACAATGACAGGCGGAGGCCCCTTGAATTCTACACAAACAATTGTACATTATTTATATTTGACAGGATTCAGGCAGTTCAGGATGGGATATGCTTCAGCTATGGCTTATATCTTAGTCATAATAATTTTAATTATAACATTAATTCAACAAAGAGTCCTTAGGAGTGAATATTAATGAATATCAAAAAAAATATAATTTTTTTAATTTCTTTTATGATTCTTATAATTTTTCTATTACCTTTAGTGATCATGATTTACACCTCGTTCATCCCTCAAGGAAATATGACAAATATCGTTAAAGAATTCTATCTTAATGATTTTGAAGCCGGTTATATGAGTGTTTTAAAAAGAACGATTTCTCCTTTAGGAAGTACAAACTACTCTCTGGTTAAAGAATCTCCTGAGACTTCTCAATCTTTACTCATTGAATCAAAAAGCGAGAAAAATCCTGGTATAAAAATGATAGGAAGTACTAGGGATCTGAGAAAAATGGATAATTTTAATTTCTGGATAAAATTGGACACCTCAGAAATCAACAACGGTTTTGTGATTTTTGAAGATATTAATGGAAATTCGCAAAGAATTCCTTTTCTGTATAATAATCAAGGGCAGTGGGAACAAATAGTGATTTCAAAAAAGGATTTGAACAAAGAACAAATAAATTTGAAGTACATTACGGGAATTTCTATAATATTGAAAAATGAAAAAGGAATATTAGATTTCGATTTCCTAATCGATGATATTCAAATACAGAATCAATATCCTACACTTTTGAATTATATTATTGTATGGAACGAGGAAATGTTTGGAAGGTATATGTTAAACAGTTTTATAGTTTCAGGAACAATTCTTATTTCAAACCTTTTATTTTCTTCCATGGTAGCATATGCATTTGCAAGGAGAGATTTCAAAGGGAAAAATGTGCTCTTTGCTATTGTGTTGATAACAATGATGATACCTTTCCAAGCAACAACTATTCCTATCTTTATTCTCATGAAGAATTTAAATTTATTAGATACATATTTTGCATTAATATTACCTCAACTTGTTACTCCTTTTGGAATCTTTATACTAAAACAATATATAGAACAACTTCCAATAGAGATTGAACAGGCTGCGGTAGTTGATGGAGCGGGACCTTTTACTGTTTTTTTTAAAATCATTTTACCTCTTTCAACACCAGCATTAGCAGTAATGGGAATAAATACCTTTATAACAACTTGGAATGACCTTTTTATGCCTTTAATTTTAACATCCTCCAGGGAAATGAGAACCGCGCAAGTTGGACTTGCTTTGTATCAGCAATTAACACAATTACAATGGCCTTATCTTATGTCTGCAACAACGATCGTTGGGTTACCTATTATGATAGCGTTCTTGATATTTCAAAAACAAATTATTTCTGGCATCACAGCTGGAAGCGTAAAGGGGTGAAAAGATGGCAGATATGCTTGTAAAACTTTACGATTTGAATTATGATGAGAAGGTATTTTCTGAATTAAAAGATTCAAAACTAACAGTACGGAGAGCGAAAGCACCCGAAAAATTTATCGTTTTGGATTGGATCAAAAAAGAATTCGGTGATCATTGGGCAAGTGAATGTGATGTATCTTTTTCTAACAAACCTATCAGTTGTTTCATAGCTGTAGACGAAGATAAGAACAAAATTATTGGTTTTTCTTGTTTTGATGCTACATGCAAAAATTTTTTTGGTCCAATGGGTGTAGACAAAAACTACCGAGGAAAAGATATTGGGAAAGCCTTGCTTTTAATAGCTCTAAAGAGTATGGAAGAAAGTGGTTATGCATATGCCATAATCGGAGGAGTTGGTCCTGCTAAATTTTATGAAAAAGTAGCAAACGCTACATTGATAGAAAACTCTGATCCGGGAATCTATAAGGGCATGTTGAAAAGTTAAGAAAAACTACAAAAATCAGAGTTTTTATTAAATAAATTAAAATAATTACTCCTAATCGCTTCTCATTACCCATAATCAGATTTGCGATGTAACATGTTTCAGAGTAGTATTATATTGGGATCTGGTAAAACATGTATTTTCAATACTACGAGCACCTTCCACCTTTTTGAAATTAAGCTGGGATGTTAAAGGGAGATAGGGGAACTTAGTATTATTTTTTCTTGGAAAGGCCTTTCCTTGATAGTGTGTAACAAAAATATTGGAGGTGAAAAGAGTATGAAAAAAGTGTTTGTTGTGTTTCTTTTATTGGCAAGTTTGGTTATGGGAAGCGTATTATTCGCTCAAGTAACCCAAATCCCCAGAGAAGAAGCAGTGTATGTCGCAGGTTTTCAGTGGGGACCACCAACAACGGATAATCCGCTTGCAGGTTCGCCAATGACGTTTGTTTCTGATCCTAGACAACATATTTGGATATATGAAACACTATTCACATGGGATGCTCTCAATGGAAAGTATGTTCCTATTTTGGGAGAATCCTATAAGTGGCTTGATGAACTAAGATTAGAGGTAAAAGTGAATCCAAAAGCCTATTTCCACGATGGAGAACCTGTTACTGCAGACGATGTTGTATATTCCTACAAATTAGGGCAAAAATATCCCTTAGGTCTACAGATTTGGGAATGGTTGGAAGATGTTTACAAGGTAGATGACCATACAGTTATTTTCGAGATGAAACCAGACAATCCAAATAGATTGATGGTAGAAGACGCAATTGGAGCTACCTTCATTCTTCCAGAACATATTTGGTCTAAGGTTGAAGCAGAAAATAATTATGATTTGACCAAAATTAGACAGTTTAGAAATGAAAATCCTGTAGGCTCTGGTCCATACAAAGTATTTTATGAAAGTCCAGAAACTATAATTTTAGAAAGAGTAGATAACTATTGGGGAAACGAAGCTTTACACGGTGGAAAAAAACCCGCAGCCAAATATATAGTGCATCCTATTTTCAAAAGTAACGACGAAGGTAGTTTGGCTTTTGAAAACGGCGAAGTAGACGTTTCTCAACAATTCACGCCAAGAATATGGGAAATGTGGGAAGAGAAAGGTCTTCCTGTTGGTACATGGTATGACGAAATCCCTTATCATATGCCTGCAACGATGCCTTCGTTGTGGTTTAACGTAAACAAATATCCTCTTAGTTTGCCTGAAGTTAGAAAAGCTATTGCATATTCGGTAAATTACGCAAGAATTTCCGAACTAGCTATGTCCAATTATTCTCCTAAGGTTCAAGCTAGTCTTATTATGCCATATGGTGGAGAAGCAAAATACTTCGATGAAAACTTGGTAAAACAATACGGCTGGGAATACAATCCAGAAGAAGCTGTTAGAATATTAGAAGAAGATCTAGGAGCAACAAAAGGTAAAGATGGAATATACGTTCTGCCTGATGGAACAAGGTTAGGCCCATTTACAGTAGAATGCCCATATGGTTGGACAGACTGGAATGCTTCTTTACAAATCGTGGCACAGTCTGCAAGAGCAGTAGGTATAGACATTCAAACATCTTTCCCTGATGCACCTATAGCCTATGATAACAGACAAACAGGTAACTTCGATATGACAATGTGGGCACCTTCACAACCTGGACCTGCTCAACCTTGGTTGAGATTCCAAATAGCTCTTTATTCAAAAGGTGTTCCCGAAGTTGGACAAATTGCATACAGTAACTTTGGAAGATATAAAAACGAGTGGGCTGATCAACTCATCGATATGATTCCAAAAGTAACCGACGAAAAAGAATTAAAAAACCTCTATACAGAGTTAGATCAACTATACAGAGAAGATATACCGATGTTCCCGTTAATGTATAGACCTCAGACATTTTATGAATACAATGAAACTTACTGGACAGGTTGGGCAAACGCAGAAAATCCTTATGCACCACCGATGCCTTTGGTAGGTGCAGGGATGGAAATGTTGTGGCATTTAGAACCTGTTAAATAAAGTAATTTACCGTCAATCGATTTAGCCGAGAGTTCGTGGGGGGAAGCTATAGCCCCCATGAACTCTTTTAAATATACTTTCGAGAGGTGAAATATGTGAAAGGATTTACGAAGTATTTTTTTCAAAAACTTTTTTGGTATCTACTAGCTTTTTTCTTGGCTTTATTTTTGAATTTTTTCTTACCAAGACTCATCCCCGGAGATCCTATTTCAGTTATAGTAAGTAAAATGATGTCTGGAACCGTAGCAAGTGAGACACAAGAAAGAGTCTATCAATCTTTCATGGAAGAGTTTGGATTGGATAAACCTTTACCTATTCAGTTTTTCAACTACATAGGGAATGTTTTTAGAGGTGATTTAGGAACGTCGTTCAGTTTGTACCCTCTTTCTGTTAACGAAGTTTTGGGAAACGCTATTGTATGGACTATTTTTTTACAATTTCCGGCAATAATTGTAGGTTGGATATTAGGGAACTTACTGGGGGCCGCTGCTGCTTACAGAAAAGGGGTTTTCGACAAAACTATTTTTCCAGTAGCATTATTCGTTAATTCTATCCCTTATTATGCTTTGGCAATCATATTACTATATTTTTTTGGAGTTTACTTGGGATGGTTCCCAATTGGCGGTGGTTACAGCAGAACATTGCTCCCTTCTTGGAGTTGGACTTTTGCAATTGATGTTTTACATCATTACTTTTTACCCTTTATTTCCATCGTTTTAGTAACAATAGGAGGACAAGCCATAGGTATGAGAGAGATGTCAATATATGAATTAAATACAGATTACGTTACCTACAGTAAGATGTTAGGTATTAAAGATAAGAAGATTCAAAGCTATGTCTTCAAAAATGCAGTTCTTCCTCAAATAACAGGGCTTGCAATAAGTTTAGGTACCATGGTAGGAGGAGCTTTGATCACAGAGATAGTCTTTGGATACCCTGGAGTGGGAACATGGCTATTCAATGGAATAAGACAACTAGATTATCCAATGATCCAAGGTTCAACACTTATAATAGCGTTGATGGTTTTAGTTGCTAATTTTATTTTGGATATGGTCTACGGACTAATAGATCCTAGAATTAAAGCTGCGCAAACGGAGGAGGGTTAATATGAATACAATAAAATTACTTTTGAAATCTCCAAAATTTTTAATAGGCTTTGGACTTTTTATGTTTTTATTCCTAACTGCCTTCATATACCCTGCTGTTTCACCAAAAGATCCATTGGAGATGGTTGGATTTATGTACGAGCCCCCTTCCTCAACTTACTTGTTGGGAACAGATAACTTTGGAAGAGACGTATTTGTAGAGCTTATTCACGGGATGAAATCTTCATTGATTATAGGATTAATTTCAGGTGTCATTGCGACAACAATAGGTATAACTATAGGCCTTTTTGCCGGGTACAAAGGAGGAACCACTGATAACATATTAAATTCAATAACTAATATATTTTTAGTTATACCTCCATTCATAATACTGATATTGATAACGGTTAGTTTAAGAAGCAGGTCCCTGTTTGTTATGGGATTAGTATTAGGAATAACCTCTTGGCCATGGACCGCTCGTGCCGTAAGGGCGCAATCACTTAGTTTAAGAAACAGGGAACATGTTGATATAGCCAGGTTAAATGGTGCTAGTACCGTAGAAATTATAATACGCGAAATAATGCCTTATATCTTATCTTATATATTCATGGCATTTATCCTCCAAGTTGCCACTGGTATTTTAAACGAAGCGGGAATAAGTATGTTGGGACTGGGTCCAAGTAATATAGTATCACTCGGTACAATGCTTTCATGGGCATTATTATTTGAGTCTGTTAGGTCAGGTGCCTGGTGGGCTTTTATACCTCCAGCTATAGTCATAGCTTTAATAACATTTTCTCTATATTTTATGAATTCGGGGATGGATGAATTATTCAATCCCAAACTTAGGAGTTGATGAGGTTGGAATCAAAAAAGGTTATTTTAGAAGTTAACAATCTTAAAACCTATTATCAAACAAGGTTAGGAGAAAAAATAAAAGCGGTTAACAGCGTTTCATTTAACCTATATGAAGGAGAAATCTTGGGAATAGCCGGTGAATCAGGTTGTGGTAAATCTACTTTAGCAATGAGTTTATCAGGCTTATTTTTATCCCCTTTGAAGTATGAAAGTGGATCAGTATTTTTAGACAATGAAAATATCATGCAAAAAAAAGAAAATGAGTTGAGAAGTAATATACTAGGGAAAAAATATTCGTATATCCCTCAAAGTGCCATGAATGCCTTGAATCCAACAATAAAAATCAAAAATTTTGTTATAGATCTACTGAAAGAACACGATCCTAATATGACAGAAAAAGAGATTTTAAATTTGGCAAAAGAACGTTTTGAATCTCTTTCTTTGCCCCCAAGAGTTTTAAACCTCTACCCTTTAGAACTTAGCGGTGGTATGAAACAAAGGGTAGTTGTCGCAATCTCCACAATAATGAACCCAGAAGTTGTAGTAGCAGATGAACCAACTTCTGCATTGGACGTTACTTCGCAAAAAATAGTAATTAAATTAATTAAAGATCTTTTTGATAAAAAAATAGTAAAAAGTATAATTTTTATAACTCACGAATTACCTATATTA harbors:
- a CDS encoding ABC transporter permease; protein product: MNTIKLLLKSPKFLIGFGLFMFLFLTAFIYPAVSPKDPLEMVGFMYEPPSSTYLLGTDNFGRDVFVELIHGMKSSLIIGLISGVIATTIGITIGLFAGYKGGTTDNILNSITNIFLVIPPFIILILITVSLRSRSLFVMGLVLGITSWPWTARAVRAQSLSLRNREHVDIARLNGASTVEIIIREIMPYILSYIFMAFILQVATGILNEAGISMLGLGPSNIVSLGTMLSWALLFESVRSGAWWAFIPPAIVIALITFSLYFMNSGMDELFNPKLRS
- a CDS encoding ABC transporter ATP-binding protein, coding for MRLESKKVILEVNNLKTYYQTRLGEKIKAVNSVSFNLYEGEILGIAGESGCGKSTLAMSLSGLFLSPLKYESGSVFLDNENIMQKKENELRSNILGKKYSYIPQSAMNALNPTIKIKNFVIDLLKEHDPNMTEKEILNLAKERFESLSLPPRVLNLYPLELSGGMKQRVVVAISTIMNPEVVVADEPTSALDVTSQKIVIKLIKDLFDKKIVKSIIFITHELPILRHICDRIAVMYAGEFVEIGNMKDVIFDPIHPYSQALMQSILVPEKGIKGKKLPSLPGSPPDLRKIPKGCRFADRCPLAIEDCKKEDVTLTKVGERSVRCIRINHILTQGKKVTPYV